The window CTTCCGAACATGTGATATGGTACCACAATTCGCGAATCTACTTTTCCCTCGCGTGCGGCTCTCATGGTATGCTCGACTACCGTCCCCTTCCCGACGCCCAGCGAGACGTCTTCCACGAGTACGTCACCTACGCGTTCAGACCGGAGGACGGCCCGCCGGCGTACGACCCCGACGAACACGACACGCCACAGAGCCGACTCGGCGCGAAGCGCGGGCTGTACCCGGACGGCGCAGACGAAGACACCGAGCCGCTCTGTGTTTGCAACCACTACTGGTTCGACGCCACGGTTCGCGGGGAAAGTCACCCGACGCCCGGCCTCTCGGCGGTCGCCTCGCCACCGGAACATCGCCGCGGTGGCCACGTTCGCCAACTGCTCGAGGCCTCCCTCGAGGAGTACCGCGAACGAGCGGCCCACTTCTCGATCCTGTGGCCGTTTCGCTACCGGTTCTATCACCAGTACGGCTGGGAGACGACCAATCGCCACGTGCTCCTCGAGTGCGACCCCGACGATCTCTCGTTCGCCGGCGAACGCCTCGCGAGCGACCTGACGGCGTCGACGCGGTATCGCCAGCTCGAGGCCGACGAGTGGGAGACGCTCGCACCCGTCTACGAGACCCACGCCGGTCGGCACGATCTGACCCTCGAGCGTGACGGCGACTGGTGGCGCTACCGGGTCTTCCAGCGCTGGACGACCGACCCGT of the Natronosalvus vescus genome contains:
- a CDS encoding GNAT family N-acetyltransferase — protein: MLDYRPLPDAQRDVFHEYVTYAFRPEDGPPAYDPDEHDTPQSRLGAKRGLYPDGADEDTEPLCVCNHYWFDATVRGESHPTPGLSAVASPPEHRRGGHVRQLLEASLEEYRERAAHFSILWPFRYRFYHQYGWETTNRHVLLECDPDDLSFAGERLASDLTASTRYRQLEADEWETLAPVYETHAGRHDLTLERDGDWWRYRVFQRWTTDPFVYVWERDGEPAAYVAYTIEGDWGDRTMMVSDIGYVDLEAFLAVLSFCRDHDSQVNAVQVRLPVDTPLYDVAPAPDALEAEYQTGPMVRIVDVTRTLSALSYPDTDASVTLEVSDPLVDWNDGRFALTVDGGVGTCERVDGDGTSADVILDIATLSQLAVGSRSVAALERVDRLEAHESVLAVLEGLFPERPVYLGDGF